Within the Fervidobacterium gondwanense DSM 13020 genome, the region AACTCTCCGCTGGCACATACGATCAACTCTACTTTTCCATACGCCTTGCGTTAGCTGAACAATTATTCGGGAACGAAAAAGCGTTTTTCATATTGGACGATCCGTTTATAAAATACGATAAAAATCGGCTCAAGAAACAGCTCGAAAAGTTATTTGAACTCTCCAAACAAGGTTGGCAGTTTGTGTATTTTACGGCAAAGGATGAGGTACTGGAAACTTTGGAAAACCTCCAAGTGCCTGATTCAACCAACAATGCGCTAAAAGATATTCAAATATATAACATTGTTGATAGTTAAGGTTAAAACTTCAAAAAGCCGGCATATGCCGGCTTTATTTTTTGTTGTTTTTTCTACATTAATATTATCACCACTATTTGATGCGTAACATATGTTACAGTATTTCCACAGCACAACTTGTATAATAATGATGACTTAGGCAAAACTAATTAATAACTTTTTGGAGGTGGTAGTATGGCAGAAGTTTTCAACAAAAGAGAATACTTGAAGAATCTCATCAGAAGAGCTGATAAGAATCCGGAAGAGCTTGAAAAACTGAAGGAAGAGATAAAGGCAGTTATCAAAGAGCTCCAACCAGTCGAAATCGCAATTGTAGAGAACGAGCTTTCAAGAGAAGACGGCATAAGTGTCGAGAAAATTAGAGAAATCTGCGACATCCATCTTGAACTTATGGAAGAGTTCCTAACCGAAGAACCAAATCTCGAGCACTGGCACCCGATATACATATCAATGAAGGAGCACGAGAAGTTGCTCATACTTATGAAGCAGATGAAGAATCTCGTTGAAGCAACTGTCTCCAACCCGACTTTTGAAAATCTCTTAACTCTCGCAAAGTTAACCGAAGATTTGAAAGGAATAGAATTGCACTTTCAAAAGCAGGAATACGGAATATTCCCGTACGTGGAAAAATATGGTGTTGAGCAGCCACCGAAGGTGATGTGGTCAGAACATGATACGATGAGAGCTATGATAAGAGACTTTGCACAGATAATAGAAAACAGGGATTTGGAAGGTTTAAAATCACGCGGAGCACAGATAATGACTCAACTGCTCGAGATGTTCATGATGCACGTGCATAAAGAGAACCACATATTGTTCCCAACAGCTCTCAGCCTAGTTTCGGAAGATGAGTTCAAACTCATCAGGAAAGTCTTTGACGAAATTGGATACTGCTGCTACTTCCCTGAAGCGTTCACTGAAAGTTTACAAGAGCAGAAGATTCCAAGCAGCGAAGGAATTGAAAAACTCATAAGTGCATATAAGGAGATGAAGAATGCCTTAAAAGCGATCGGATACATAGACGAAGAAGATACAGACACCGTAAAACTTCCCTCTGGAAGCTTTAGGAAAGAAGAACTCGTTGCAATGCTCAATACATTACCATTTGATATCACGTTCGTAGATAAAGATGACAAAGTGAAATACTTCAGCGAAGGAAAGGATAGAATATTCTTAAGAACACGCTCCATCATTGGAAGGTCAGTTCAGAACTGCCACCCGCCAAAGAGCATACACATAGTTGAAAAGATTCTGAACGATTTCAAATCCGGCAAGAGAGACCACGCAGATTTTTGGATAAAGCTCGGTGACAAATACGTACTCATCAGATACTTTGCGGTAAGGAATGAAAAAGGCGAGTACCTTGGTACGTTGGAAGTCACACAAGATATAGCACCTATCCAGAAGATAACAGGTGAAAAGAGAATTTACGATGAAGAATAATTGAACAAGAAGGAGGTAAAGCCATGGTTTACAAAGTAGGTGATGTAGAGAATCTAATGAAAGGTCCAATCGATGCGAGAAGGTTTTACAACTCAGAAAAAGCTATCGTAGCAAAAATCACGCTCCAACCAGGAGCAGTGCTTGAAAAACATTCATCAAAAGAATTTGCATTGCTTTTTGTGCTCAGCGGTTGCGTAGAGGTGGAAATCGGAGATAACGTTTACGATTTAGAAAAAGATTCTCTCATAGAATTCCCAGAAAACATACTTCACAGTGTTACAAACAAAACAAGCGAGGTAGCAGAAGTCTTGGTTGTCAAGATTAAATAAACTCTCTAAATACGAGAAGAAGCCGGTATTTCCGGCTTCTTTCTTGTTATTTTTTAGTTCGTAGTTGGTGTATAATTATAAATACCGCTACCGTATCCACTCTGAAGGGAGGTGGAAATATGAAGCACAGGAATGTTATCGTCTTTCTTTTAGTTACTATGCTTATTTTTTTGAGCACTTCAGGCTTTGCTAAATGGACTGAAAAGAAAGAAAAGGATCCAAAAACCGGTAAACCTGCGGTCATTATAGTTTCTCCAGAAGGGAAAGCAAATCCGAACAAATCACTTCCAAACCTTACGGCAAGTCTTGTTATATCAACAGTAGGCTCTTCAGAGAACGTATA harbors:
- a CDS encoding DUF438 domain-containing protein; translation: MAEVFNKREYLKNLIRRADKNPEELEKLKEEIKAVIKELQPVEIAIVENELSREDGISVEKIREICDIHLELMEEFLTEEPNLEHWHPIYISMKEHEKLLILMKQMKNLVEATVSNPTFENLLTLAKLTEDLKGIELHFQKQEYGIFPYVEKYGVEQPPKVMWSEHDTMRAMIRDFAQIIENRDLEGLKSRGAQIMTQLLEMFMMHVHKENHILFPTALSLVSEDEFKLIRKVFDEIGYCCYFPEAFTESLQEQKIPSSEGIEKLISAYKEMKNALKAIGYIDEEDTDTVKLPSGSFRKEELVAMLNTLPFDITFVDKDDKVKYFSEGKDRIFLRTRSIIGRSVQNCHPPKSIHIVEKILNDFKSGKRDHADFWIKLGDKYVLIRYFAVRNEKGEYLGTLEVTQDIAPIQKITGEKRIYDEE
- a CDS encoding cupin domain-containing protein — encoded protein: MVYKVGDVENLMKGPIDARRFYNSEKAIVAKITLQPGAVLEKHSSKEFALLFVLSGCVEVEIGDNVYDLEKDSLIEFPENILHSVTNKTSEVAEVLVVKIK